The following are encoded together in the Thermococcus sibiricus MM 739 genome:
- the purT gene encoding phosphoribosylglycinamide formyltransferase 2, with protein sequence MIGIRDEIGTPLTDSAVKIMLLGSGELGKEIAIEAQRLGVEVIAVDRYPNAPAMQVAHKAYVGNMKDKDFLWSIVERENPDAIVPEIEAINLDALFELEKEGYFVVPNAKATWIAMHRERTRETLAKEAKVPTSRYAYATTLDELYDACEKIGYPCHTKAIMSSSGKGSYFVKGPEDIPKAWEVAKKKARGSADKIIVEEHINFDIEITELAVRHFDENGKIVTTFPKPVGHYQIEGDYHSSWQPAEISEKAEREVYRIAKAITDVLGGLGIFGVEMFVKGDKVWANEVSPRPHDTGMVTMASHPTGFSEFGLHVRAILGLPIPAVEEEGVRKFPVLTPAATHVILSNQEGYAPKFRNVFRALNIPNTTVRFFGKPEAYIGRRLGVTLAWDSNVQVAKRKAEQVAHMIELKTRSGEWQSQDFIKEKHLL encoded by the coding sequence ATGATAGGTATTAGAGATGAAATTGGAACTCCCTTAACGGATTCTGCTGTCAAGATAATGCTCCTTGGAAGCGGGGAGCTTGGAAAAGAGATAGCCATAGAGGCCCAAAGATTGGGAGTGGAAGTTATCGCAGTTGATCGATATCCAAATGCTCCGGCCATGCAGGTAGCCCATAAGGCCTATGTGGGTAATATGAAGGATAAAGACTTCCTCTGGAGCATTGTGGAGAGAGAAAACCCCGACGCGATAGTGCCAGAAATAGAGGCCATAAACCTTGACGCTCTATTTGAGCTTGAAAAGGAAGGCTACTTTGTTGTCCCAAATGCTAAAGCAACTTGGATCGCAATGCACCGCGAGAGAACGAGGGAGACGCTCGCAAAGGAAGCAAAAGTTCCTACATCGAGATACGCCTACGCAACAACCCTAGATGAGCTTTATGATGCATGTGAAAAGATTGGCTACCCATGTCACACCAAGGCAATAATGAGCTCCAGTGGGAAGGGATCTTACTTTGTCAAAGGCCCTGAAGACATACCAAAGGCATGGGAAGTTGCAAAAAAGAAAGCTCGTGGCAGTGCTGATAAAATAATAGTTGAGGAGCATATAAACTTTGACATTGAAATAACCGAACTGGCAGTGAGGCACTTTGACGAGAACGGAAAGATAGTTACTACTTTCCCAAAGCCAGTCGGCCATTATCAAATTGAAGGAGACTATCACTCAAGCTGGCAGCCGGCCGAAATTTCAGAAAAAGCAGAACGTGAGGTGTATAGAATAGCCAAAGCGATTACCGATGTTCTTGGAGGTCTTGGAATCTTTGGAGTTGAGATGTTCGTCAAAGGGGACAAAGTATGGGCCAACGAAGTCTCTCCAAGACCCCACGACACTGGAATGGTGACCATGGCGTCTCATCCTACCGGCTTCTCCGAATTTGGGCTCCATGTAAGAGCGATTTTGGGACTTCCAATTCCAGCGGTGGAAGAGGAGGGTGTTAGAAAGTTCCCAGTTCTAACGCCGGCTGCAACCCATGTGATCTTGTCAAACCAAGAGGGCTACGCTCCAAAGTTCAGGAACGTTTTTAGAGCATTGAATATTCCAAACACGACCGTTAGGTTCTTTGGAAAGCCCGAAGCGTATATAGGAAGGCGCCTTGGCGTTACCCTTGCATGGGATAGTAACGTTCAAGTGGCAAAGAGGAAGGCAGAGCAAGTTGCCCACATGATAGAGCTCAAAACAAGAAGCGGGGAATGGCAGAGCCAAGATTTCATTAAGGAGAAGCATCTGCTTTGA
- the purM gene encoding phosphoribosylformylglycinamidine cyclo-ligase: MLTYAQAGVDDEKTQKALKSIISLAKATFEFRRGKIGEPKEDIGHYAALMDFGSFYLAMTTDGVGTKTLVAEAVGKYDNIGVDMIAMNVNDLICLGAEPVALVDYLAVREPDEEVFQEIAKGIYEGAKQSGIAIVGGETAVLPELVNGFDLAGTAIGVVEKDKVVTGKDINPGDAVIGISSSGIHSNGLTLARKLLIPKYGLEYEFEGKKLWEHLLEPTRIYVKAVLELLKRVEVHGLAHITGGGLLNLKRLTSYGFSLEMPPISGIFKLIHENGVPLDEMFKVFNMGVGFVVVVDEKDKEDALETLNKHYPSFEIGKVTEDKGIIVDNYRVRL, encoded by the coding sequence ATGCTGACATATGCTCAGGCTGGTGTCGATGATGAAAAAACTCAAAAAGCTTTGAAAAGTATTATTTCTCTTGCAAAGGCTACCTTTGAGTTTAGAAGAGGAAAAATTGGCGAACCAAAAGAAGATATTGGTCATTACGCTGCGCTTATGGACTTTGGAAGCTTTTATCTTGCAATGACGACGGATGGGGTTGGAACCAAAACCTTGGTTGCAGAGGCAGTTGGAAAATACGACAACATTGGGGTAGATATGATAGCAATGAATGTAAACGATTTGATATGCTTGGGAGCTGAACCCGTAGCTCTGGTAGATTATCTTGCTGTTAGAGAGCCAGATGAAGAGGTTTTTCAGGAAATAGCAAAGGGTATCTATGAGGGTGCAAAACAGTCGGGGATAGCCATAGTTGGTGGTGAAACCGCGGTCTTACCAGAGCTCGTGAACGGCTTTGACCTTGCCGGAACGGCCATTGGGGTTGTTGAGAAAGATAAAGTGGTGACTGGAAAGGATATAAATCCGGGGGATGCAGTAATAGGGATATCAAGCTCGGGGATTCACTCCAACGGTTTAACCCTTGCAAGAAAGCTTTTAATTCCCAAATATGGACTTGAATACGAGTTTGAAGGCAAAAAGCTCTGGGAGCACTTGCTTGAGCCAACAAGGATTTATGTGAAGGCAGTCCTTGAGCTGCTCAAAAGGGTGGAGGTTCATGGTTTGGCACACATCACCGGAGGGGGCCTGCTTAATCTAAAGCGGCTCACTAGCTATGGATTTTCCCTAGAAATGCCTCCAATAAGCGGGATTTTTAAGCTAATCCATGAGAACGGCGTGCCTTTAGATGAGATGTTTAAAGTATTCAATATGGGGGTTGGTTTTGTAGTCGTTGTGGATGAAAAAGACAAAGAAGATGCGCTTGAAACACTGAACAAGCATTATCCAAGTTTTGAGATTGGAAAGGTTACAGAGGATAAGGGGATAATAGTTGATAATTATAGGGTAAGGCTTTAG
- the purC gene encoding phosphoribosylaminoimidazolesuccinocarboxamide synthase translates to MEIYEGKAKKVIPLDDGKVIIEFKDDATAFNGKKKAQFKGKGWLNAQISAILFKVLEEKGIKTHFIGVAGDNKLIVEKLKMYPVEVVVRNVIAGSLKKRLPLKEGTELSEPIVELYYKNDDLGDPMINHYHAKVLGVSERELKEIENIALKVNNILKEYFAQRGIILVDFKLEFGKNERGEIILGDEISPDTCRFWDAETKESLDKDVFRFDKGELINAYEELYKRLTA, encoded by the coding sequence ATGGAAATTTATGAAGGCAAAGCTAAGAAGGTAATCCCCTTGGATGACGGGAAAGTCATAATAGAGTTTAAAGATGATGCAACAGCTTTTAACGGGAAGAAAAAAGCACAGTTCAAAGGTAAAGGATGGCTTAACGCTCAAATAAGTGCCATTCTCTTCAAAGTACTTGAAGAAAAGGGTATCAAAACCCACTTTATAGGAGTCGCTGGTGACAATAAGCTCATTGTAGAGAAGCTCAAGATGTATCCAGTTGAAGTCGTTGTTAGAAACGTGATTGCTGGAAGTCTGAAAAAAAGATTGCCCTTAAAAGAGGGTACAGAACTTTCAGAACCAATAGTAGAGCTCTATTACAAAAATGACGATCTTGGAGATCCCATGATAAACCATTATCATGCAAAAGTCCTTGGAGTGAGTGAGAGAGAACTTAAAGAAATCGAAAATATAGCCTTAAAGGTAAATAATATCTTAAAAGAGTATTTCGCTCAAAGAGGGATAATTCTAGTTGACTTTAAACTCGAATTCGGCAAAAATGAGAGAGGCGAGATAATCCTTGGAGATGAGATAAGCCCAGATACTTGTCGTTTCTGGGATGCCGAAACAAAAGAGAGCCTCGATAAAGACGTTTTCCGCTTTGACAAAGGAGAGCTTATAAATGCTTATGAAGAGCTCTATAAGCGTCTCACCGCATAA
- the purF gene encoding amidophosphoribosyltransferase, whose translation MREKCGIFAAKTENASKKAYYALIALQHRGQESAGISVWRHKIRTLAGRGLVSEVFRGNELSRLKSNMVIAHVRYSTSGSLNETQPLETSCHGKKIAVAHNGTLTNFLPLRRKYEKKGVKFRHSVDSELLGISFLWHLRETGDEFEAMREVFNEVKGAYSVAFLFDGKILVARDPVGFRPLSYGIGDGHYFASEDSALRLFVEDIRDVAPGEVFLISDDVENKVLVKEKHHHCVFEYIYFARPDSVLDEVSVYSARVKMGRELALESPANAEVVIPVPDSGRAAALGFSQISGIPYAEGLIKNRYIGRTFIMPGQFYRELKVKLKLSPVREIVSGKRVVLIDDSIVRGTTMRRIVAMLRKAGAKEVHVRIASPPIRHPCYMGIDIPTRHELIAAFGGVDRVKKAINADSLAYLSVNGLKKAVGKGELCLACLTGNYPEWAFHF comes from the coding sequence ATGAGGGAAAAATGCGGAATCTTTGCAGCCAAAACCGAAAATGCTTCCAAGAAGGCATACTATGCTCTTATTGCCCTTCAGCACCGCGGTCAGGAAAGTGCTGGAATAAGTGTATGGAGGCACAAAATACGGACTTTGGCTGGTAGGGGATTGGTCTCTGAAGTTTTTCGAGGCAACGAACTATCAAGACTTAAATCAAACATGGTTATTGCCCACGTCCGTTACTCTACCTCAGGGTCCCTTAATGAAACTCAACCTCTCGAAACTTCTTGCCATGGGAAGAAAATAGCAGTAGCTCATAACGGGACACTTACTAATTTTCTCCCCTTAAGGAGGAAGTATGAGAAAAAAGGTGTTAAATTTAGGCACTCAGTTGATTCAGAGCTTTTAGGGATTTCTTTTCTCTGGCACCTCAGAGAGACGGGTGATGAGTTTGAAGCTATGAGAGAAGTTTTTAATGAGGTTAAAGGAGCTTATTCTGTTGCTTTTCTCTTTGATGGTAAAATTTTGGTCGCCCGAGATCCGGTTGGGTTTAGGCCCCTCAGCTATGGTATAGGGGATGGACATTATTTTGCATCGGAAGATTCCGCTTTAAGACTTTTTGTTGAAGATATCAGGGACGTTGCACCTGGAGAGGTGTTTTTAATCTCTGATGATGTTGAAAATAAGGTCCTAGTTAAGGAGAAACATCATCACTGTGTTTTTGAGTACATATATTTTGCCCGCCCAGATAGTGTTCTTGATGAGGTAAGTGTATATTCGGCTCGTGTTAAAATGGGCCGTGAACTTGCACTTGAAAGCCCGGCAAATGCAGAGGTCGTCATACCTGTACCTGATTCAGGGAGGGCCGCTGCACTAGGGTTTTCTCAGATAAGTGGAATACCCTACGCCGAGGGGTTAATAAAAAACCGTTACATAGGTAGAACTTTCATAATGCCTGGTCAGTTTTATAGAGAACTTAAAGTAAAACTCAAGCTTTCCCCTGTCAGGGAGATTGTCAGTGGAAAACGTGTAGTTCTCATTGATGATTCTATAGTTAGAGGGACCACAATGAGAAGAATTGTGGCGATGTTAAGGAAGGCTGGGGCAAAGGAAGTTCATGTGAGAATAGCGTCTCCACCGATAAGACATCCTTGCTATATGGGAATAGATATCCCAACTAGGCATGAGTTGATAGCAGCGTTTGGGGGCGTTGATAGAGTTAAAAAAGCCATAAATGCTGATAGTCTGGCCTATCTTAGTGTGAATGGACTAAAAAAAGCTGTAGGAAAAGGAGAGCTATGTTTGGCCTGTCTTACAGGTAATTATCCAGAATGGGCTTTCCACTTTTAG
- the fdhF gene encoding formate dehydrogenase subunit alpha gives MLIGGSVKTVVCPYCGFGCKLLVDPQTLIVKPYRGEPNRGRLCPKGLYAMEFALSKNRVKRPLKRNRNALKPITWGQAIEEISHKLLEIREVYGPDAVAFISSSKISNEENYLLQKIARLFGTNNIDNCARICHEASVHALKTTIGTGTQTNPYEDIENFGAILIWGYNPAETHPVIIHYIKKAKKRGAKIIVVDIRETITMNLADYKFVIKPGTDIVLANAIMNVIIREELYNEEFIKNRTTGFSEVRMAVMKYTPEYAEKVTGVPATLIQKAAREFALAGSGAIMWGMGVTQHVSGVENVLAIINIALLLGYIGNRGGLYPMRGQNNVQGAAYMGALSEFLPGYIPLEDEKFRKRVASLWGVENIPIERGLYLTEVWDAIERDDIKALYIIGENPAVSEANFGRVRKALRKLDLLIVQDLFITKTARYAHYILPASAFCEKDGSYMNSERRIQWSEKVLEPLNDSKPDWKILTMLGKGLGLPGFNYSSVEEITKEYFSLFPELEEKDIEDLKSENGIFLPRKRLHTWEFATPNGKARFIAVEQIPPWESTNGEYPFALTTVRLISHYNTGEMTLRSPSLTKLMGEPKILINAEDAKYLEIEDNDLVEIETRRGKIRMRAKIGKVARGVVAVPFHFKANKITNNALNKAGTPEFKFSAAKIRKPKSGKPILDNYL, from the coding sequence ATGTTAATAGGTGGTAGTGTGAAAACGGTTGTGTGTCCATATTGTGGGTTTGGGTGCAAACTTCTTGTTGATCCTCAAACACTAATTGTTAAACCTTACAGGGGTGAACCAAACAGAGGAAGACTCTGTCCAAAAGGCCTCTATGCAATGGAGTTTGCCTTATCAAAAAATAGGGTCAAAAGGCCATTAAAACGCAATAGAAATGCTTTAAAACCCATAACTTGGGGCCAAGCTATTGAAGAAATATCTCACAAACTTCTTGAAATAAGGGAAGTTTATGGCCCGGATGCGGTTGCTTTTATATCCTCCTCAAAGATTAGCAACGAAGAGAATTACCTCCTTCAAAAAATAGCCAGACTTTTTGGGACAAATAATATTGATAACTGTGCAAGGATTTGTCATGAAGCCAGTGTCCATGCGCTCAAAACTACAATAGGAACAGGAACTCAAACAAACCCCTACGAAGATATAGAGAACTTTGGAGCCATACTCATCTGGGGTTATAATCCTGCTGAAACCCATCCTGTAATAATACACTACATAAAGAAGGCCAAAAAGAGAGGGGCCAAGATAATAGTCGTTGATATTAGGGAAACTATCACGATGAATCTTGCCGATTACAAGTTTGTTATAAAGCCGGGCACTGACATAGTGCTTGCCAATGCCATAATGAACGTTATAATTAGGGAAGAACTTTACAATGAGGAATTCATCAAAAACAGAACAACCGGATTTTCAGAGGTTCGAATGGCCGTTATGAAGTATACCCCCGAATATGCAGAGAAAGTTACTGGGGTTCCGGCCACACTAATTCAAAAGGCTGCAAGAGAGTTTGCCTTAGCTGGAAGTGGAGCCATTATGTGGGGTATGGGAGTGACTCAACACGTTTCTGGAGTTGAGAATGTTCTTGCTATAATAAATATTGCACTTCTTCTTGGTTATATTGGCAACAGAGGCGGTCTCTATCCAATGCGCGGTCAAAACAATGTTCAAGGAGCTGCATATATGGGCGCTCTGAGCGAGTTTTTACCTGGATATATCCCTTTGGAAGATGAAAAGTTCAGGAAAAGAGTTGCTTCTCTATGGGGAGTTGAAAACATTCCAATCGAGAGGGGATTATATTTAACCGAAGTTTGGGATGCAATAGAAAGAGACGACATAAAGGCACTTTACATTATAGGAGAAAATCCAGCTGTTAGTGAAGCCAATTTTGGCCGCGTTAGAAAGGCCCTTAGAAAGCTAGACCTACTAATAGTCCAAGACCTATTTATAACAAAAACAGCACGTTATGCTCACTATATTCTCCCCGCTTCAGCTTTTTGTGAAAAAGACGGGTCTTACATGAACAGCGAACGTAGAATTCAGTGGAGCGAGAAAGTCCTTGAACCCTTAAATGACTCTAAGCCAGATTGGAAAATACTAACCATGTTAGGGAAAGGCCTTGGTTTGCCGGGATTTAATTATTCAAGTGTAGAAGAAATAACAAAAGAATACTTCTCTCTTTTTCCAGAGTTAGAAGAAAAAGATATAGAAGACCTCAAAAGTGAGAATGGAATCTTCCTTCCAAGAAAGAGACTTCACACATGGGAATTCGCAACCCCAAATGGAAAAGCACGATTTATAGCTGTGGAACAAATCCCTCCATGGGAAAGCACCAATGGAGAATATCCATTCGCCCTAACAACGGTAAGACTCATAAGTCACTATAATACGGGAGAAATGACATTGAGGAGTCCCTCTTTAACTAAGCTCATGGGAGAACCAAAAATACTAATAAATGCAGAGGATGCAAAATATCTTGAGATAGAGGACAATGACCTCGTAGAAATTGAAACAAGACGAGGGAAAATACGTATGAGGGCGAAAATTGGAAAAGTAGCCCGTGGAGTAGTAGCAGTTCCATTCCATTTTAAAGCCAATAAGATTACCAATAATGCCCTTAACAAGGCTGGAACACCAGAATTTAAATTTTCAGCGGCAAAGATAAGAAAACCTAAAAGTGGAAAGCCCATTCTGGATAATTACCTGTAA
- a CDS encoding HD domain-containing protein, whose translation MYVEEELLGGIKELLENENLYSLYERAYKKYKHYFDTTNYIVLNIYQFNDHGAIHVLLTTRRALEVLKILKKFGIETTAEKLDKSIEWSKFIVAFGALFHDIGNMIHRDNHYQFSVLLAEPIIYELVKEFEKEDWLLLKALTLNAIYTHDEAVPCTTIEGSCVKIADGCDMEEGRSRLAYKKDKVDIHAVSALAIDKVEIKEGDQEAPILVEAWMKHLAGVFQVDEILTKKVKSSLLSGKVRIRIHAGDEILEKVV comes from the coding sequence ATGTATGTTGAGGAGGAACTTTTAGGAGGGATAAAAGAGCTTTTGGAAAATGAAAACCTTTACTCTCTCTACGAAAGAGCTTACAAAAAGTACAAGCACTACTTTGATACAACAAATTACATAGTGCTTAACATTTATCAGTTTAATGACCACGGTGCCATACACGTTCTTCTGACAACGAGACGAGCCCTTGAAGTCTTGAAAATCCTTAAAAAGTTCGGAATTGAGACAACAGCAGAGAAACTTGACAAATCCATCGAGTGGAGCAAGTTTATAGTGGCTTTTGGAGCACTGTTTCACGATATCGGGAACATGATTCACAGGGATAATCACTACCAGTTCAGTGTTCTTCTCGCTGAGCCTATAATATATGAACTTGTAAAAGAATTCGAGAAAGAAGACTGGCTTCTTTTAAAGGCCTTAACTCTAAATGCCATTTACACCCACGATGAAGCTGTTCCATGTACTACAATTGAGGGTAGCTGCGTGAAGATAGCAGATGGCTGTGATATGGAAGAGGGGAGGAGCAGACTGGCATACAAGAAGGACAAAGTTGATATTCATGCAGTTTCGGCCTTGGCTATAGATAAAGTGGAGATAAAAGAGGGAGATCAGGAGGCCCCTATTCTCGTGGAAGCTTGGATGAAGCATTTAGCTGGGGTATTCCAGGTGGATGAGATCCTTACAAAGAAAGTCAAAAGCTCTCTTTTGAGCGGGAAAGTTAGGATTAGGATACACGCTGGTGACGAAATCTTAGAAAAGGTGGTATAA
- a CDS encoding DUF434 domain-containing protein — protein MAYEDLKYLLNRGYRKKYALEFVANHYLLTSKERYFLMRCVFSDREIEERKRKLVKEDGLRGEIIGIDGFNVLITLESLLEGKAILCEDGFLRDLKHQRGYRLHENTSKILELLVGFLSNIGVKEVWFLYDSPVSRSGEIANLTEEIMVNFKVPGKVELSKAPDHDLKRFEVVASSDIAVIQKVPLVVDIPKMIAEDKGLRWISFFEILENPHLLKS, from the coding sequence TTGGCTTATGAAGATTTGAAATATCTCTTGAATAGGGGATATCGGAAAAAGTATGCTCTTGAATTCGTGGCTAACCACTATCTTCTCACTTCCAAAGAGAGGTATTTTTTAATGAGATGTGTTTTCTCAGACAGGGAAATTGAAGAAAGGAAAAGGAAACTGGTAAAAGAAGACGGCCTCAGGGGGGAAATTATCGGTATTGACGGATTTAATGTCCTGATAACTCTTGAATCTCTACTGGAAGGAAAAGCAATTCTATGTGAAGATGGCTTTTTAAGAGATTTAAAACATCAAAGAGGTTACAGACTACATGAAAATACTTCAAAAATTCTCGAGTTACTGGTAGGGTTTTTGAGTAATATCGGGGTTAAAGAAGTATGGTTTTTATACGATTCTCCTGTGAGCAGAAGTGGAGAGATAGCTAACCTAACTGAAGAAATTATGGTGAATTTCAAGGTTCCTGGAAAAGTTGAGCTATCTAAGGCTCCAGATCATGATTTAAAGAGGTTTGAAGTAGTTGCAAGTTCGGACATTGCGGTGATCCAAAAAGTGCCCTTGGTTGTTGATATACCAAAGATGATCGCAGAAGATAAAGGGCTGAGGTGGATCTCCTTCTTTGAAATTTTGGAGAATCCGCATCTATTAAAATCTTAG